In Thermanaeromonas sp. C210, the genomic stretch ACCGTCACACCGCGGGCTTCGTCTACCGGGAAGCTCTGAAGGGGATCGTCGTCTATGAAAAGAAACCGGAAGGATAAATCCTGGCAGGTATGGCTGGAGCGGGCCCGCAGTAACCTGGCCCGGGCCCGGATGGGGCGCCAGTCCCCGGACATCCTCTACGAGGACCTTTGTTTCGACGCCCAGCAGGCCGCCGAGAAGGCCCTTAAAGGCTTGCTCCTCTACCTTAACCTCGACTACCCCCGCACCCACTCCATCGGCCACCTTTTGAGCCTCCTCGAGCGCCGGGGCAAGATTGCCGTGCCACCCCTTATCAGGGAAGCCGTCACCCTTACCGACTACGCCGTCACCACCCGCTATCCCGGCGACTGGGATCCCGTGGACGAACAGGAATACCTGGAGGCCGTGCGCCTGGCGGAGGCCACTTATAACTGGGTTTTGCAGGAGATCGAAAAAAGGGGCTAAATCATCTTTTACCCCGACAGGTTAGGGGCATCCTGCAGGCAGAAACTCCATTGATACCGGCTGTCGGTTCCGGTTAAAATGGGGTGAGAGGGGTTGAGGGCCGTGCCGGAGGAAATATTGAGGGAGACTGCTGCTGCCGGCGAACCACCCAAAGGTTTAACATCTTCGGAGTTTTTCTTCTTGCTCCAGCGGGCCGACAGGCTGGACGAGAAGTTTACCGGGGAAATCAGAGAGATAAACCGGTCCGTGAAGGAGCTGGACGATAGGCTTACCGGACAGATAAAGGCCCTGGACGAGAAGTTCACCCGCGAGATCAAAGAAGTGAACCGGTCCATAAAGGCCCTGGACGAGAAGTTCACCGGGGAAATAAAAAGGCTCGATACTAGAATCGACGGCCTGGAACAAAAGTTGATGCAAAAGCTCGGTGCCTTGCAATTGTGGTTTATAGGCACTATTATAACCCTATTAGTCGGGTTTGGAGGAATTATAGCCTCCCTGCTGCGGCATTGAGGCCCTCAGGCATACTAAAAGCCCCGCACCCCTTACCACAGGAATGCAGGGCTTTATTTTTCCCTCTACCTCTTCTCCAGCCACAGGACCACGACGTGCTGGCCTGCCTCCTTATCCCAGGCGGCAAGCTGCTTCTCCAGGAACTCGGCCTGGGACAGGAGCCGCTGCCGCTCCTCCTCGTCCCGGGCTGCGTTGGCCCTCTCCACCGTCTCCCGGTACTGCTCCAGGATCGCGGCGAAGCGGGCCGTTACGTCCTCCGTCTCCTGCCGCTCCTCCAGCACCGTGCCTAGCCGGGACAGCCCGGCCACCAGGGCAGGGGCCTTACCGGGCGCCACGGTGAACCTCACCGCCGCCCGCTGTTCTCCCCCCGTGTTCTGCACCGCTATGATCTGGGAGGAGACATTGAACTCCGTTCCGGTGGCCGCAGCCTCCTTCAACGCACGGTCCAGGTTCCCGGCGGCCACCTTGAGGAAGGTGCTCTGGATCTGCCGCTCCTTATTCATGAAGGCCACGGGGCGCAGAGGCTCCCTGGAGGCCGCCTTAATGGGGGCCGGCGTAGACCGGGAGGGGGAAGAAGCGCTACTTTCACTCTCCCCCGGGGGAGGGGTTTCTCCCCGGACCCCGTTCGCAGGGGCCTGGACGCCGCTCCCTGCACTGGGGCCGGGCGGGGCACCTTCCCCGTTCCCCCCGCCCCCGGCGACGGGCTCAACGGGTGAGGCTTGCCCTTCCCCGGTATAGCTTTCACCTTCCGGAACGCCGCTAAAGGCCTGCCGGTCCTCGCCTGAACCCGGCGGCGCGGGGAGCACCTGCTCCGGCGCAGGATCGAGCTCCAGGGCGGTCAGCCGCCCGCCGGGCCCCGCATCTCGGGCCGCGTAGGCCAGGGACCCTGCCGCCAGGAGGACGGCGGCAGCCGCGGACGCCGCCCAGCGCTTCCAGGCGCTAAGCCTTGCCCTGCGCCCCTCTAGGGCCTCCACCCGGGCCATTACCTCCCGCGCTAGCCCCTGGGGCGCGGCCGGGCTCATCCCGGGCAGGGTTCGCAGGCCCTTCAGGGCCACCTCCAGGGCCGCCAGCTCTTTCCGGCATCGGGGGCAGACCTCAAGGTGGCCCGCCAGCTCCCCTTCTTCCGGAGGGCCCAGAAGCTTATCGAGATGTAGGGAGAAGGCCTCCCTTGCTTCTGCGCAGTTCATCTTCGCCACCTGCATCCTCGGCCGCCGGCCGCGCTGCGGGGGGTACTATGCCACCCTCCCGGCCTGCCGGCGCCTTATGTAACGCCGCGGTCCCGGCACCCGTTTACGGGCGGGTGCAACCCTCCCGGGGCTTCCCCACAGGCACACTCCGGGCGGCGCCCTGGGGTGCCGGAATCGGCCCCTTCCTTTCCAGGGACGCCACCTTTTCCTTCAGGGCCAGCCTGGCGCGGTTGAGCCGCGACTTCACCGTACCCAGGGAGCAGCCCAGGGCATGGGCTATCTCCTCGTAGCTCAACCCCTGGAACTCCCGGAGGACCAGGACGGCGCGGTATTCAGGGGAGAGCTCCTCCAGGGCCTGCCGCAGACAGCGCCGGCGCTCCTTCTCGTCCAGGAGCTCCTGGGGGTCCCCGCCTGCCGCCGCCAGCTCCCGGGTCACTTCCCCTTCCTCGGTCTCCAGGGGTTCGTCCAGGGAATAGGCGATGTTGTCCTTCTTGCTCCTGCGCCGGGAATTGAGGTACACGTTCACCGTGATCCGGTGGAGCCACGTACCGGGGTCCGCCTCATAGCGGAACTTCTCCAGGTTGAGGTAGGCTCTCACGAAGACCTCCTGGGCCAGGTCCTGGGCGTCGGCATGATTTCCCGTCAACTGGTAGCTCAGGGCGTACACCCTGTCCTGATAGGCTATAACCAGCTTCTCAAACTCCCTCTTTTTGTCACCAAGGTTCAAGACCAACACCCCTGGAGGCCCGGTACCTTCCCGGACATTTATTAGACAAAAAATGACGCCCGAAAGTTCCCGCCGTCTTATAACTAAGGATAAAAATTTTTCACCCGCCGCAACCCGCGAGGGTTATCACCCCCACCCTCCCTGGCCCCGGCGGGATGGGGCAAGGGCACGGGCACCCGGCGGCGGGCCTGCTGTCCTGACGCTTCCTGTTTATGATACCACATACTGTAAGACGCCACAACGGGGAAGACAGCCCGGCCCGTTCCGGTTTTTCTCCCGCAGCTCGTGGCAGCCAAAAAAATTTTTCCGGGTGCCGGGAACTTTAGGCCGGAGTCCGGTGTCTAATAAAGTGGATCGCAGGGAAAAGCCCGCCAGGGGAGGCGGACCGCTGGGTGGATAACCAGCGGGTGGTTGAGATGGCCGCCCCTTCCGCGGCAGGGCTTTCCAGGGCAACGGAGCAGATACCGCAGCACCAAGACGCAGTAGCGGACGGGAAACCTGAGGAGAGGAGGGATGAGGGGCAAGAAAGGCGTACCCGGGCCGGAAGAGAACTCTAAGGCCAGCGCCCGACACGAGGGCGCGGCGGTCGCACGACAGTGATAACTCATTAAGAGCAAGCGCTCAAGGAGGGAAAAAATTTGAGGAAAGTACGCAGGAAATGGCTTTCCATCCTGCTGACGCTGGCCATGCTGGTGGGCCTGGTGGTGCCCCTGGCCGCACCGGCGGCGGCGGCGGTAGATTACGCGGACGTTGTGGGGACCTACAAGTATGTGGACAACGATGCTGAAGATCAGCCCGCCGGTTCGGTGACGATCAAGGCGACTAGTGATTTTACCCGACCGGAGGACAGCGCCAGCCAGTATGTATACAATAATACTGACACGGTATACGCAACACTCACCCTTCCCGCCGGCGTAACGTTCTCGCTAGTTGATGAAGTGTATGTGAACGGCACGGAAGTTGGAAGTGCGGAAGAAGTATTGTATGCCTCCGATGATGAAATAACTCTTGAGCTGAGCAAAGAGCAGTTTATCGTCGGCGTAACTATTTCTAACATCATCCTCGATGTGGATGCCGACGTTACCGGTAGTATTAATGTAGACGTGACAGTTTGGGGGACCAACACCGAGGACAGTGAAACCACCTTTGATTACTCCGAAAGCGTGACCATTGCGAAGGTCCGCAGCGGGGCAGTTTCGGTGACGGTCGACGACCCCGAGCTCATAACGGTAGGCAGCAGTAGAGCCGGTGCGAAGGTCACCATTAAGGAGCTCAGCCCGGGCGCCCTCGACGAGGGGAAGGCCATTAAACTTACGATAAAGAAGTCCGGCGTGAAGTGGGACAATAGTAAGATGGACTCGAATGCGGTGAAGGTGACGGGGGTCCTCGCTGACAGTCCCGTCGTTGATGACAAAGGCAAGAACCTGATCATATCCATTAGCAAGGCTTCCACCACCGTAGCGGGCAGGATTGAGATCACGCCATACTTTAAGGTTGATCCCACTGCCACGGAGGGTGACGTGGTGGTGGAACTGAGCGGCAACGTCCTCGACACCCAAAGCCTTGTGCTTGCCACCATCGGAGAGGGCGAAGTAGTGATCGACGTTGAGGACAACGATGGGACCATCTATCAGGGCCTGTCCGCTAGCCTTGACACGGAGATAACGCTCGATGTCAAAGGGTCCTTCGAATTCGGCGAGGATGACTACATCACAATGACGCTGCCCGAAGGATTCAAATGGGTGAAAGATGAACCCATGACGGTTGAAGATAAGGATGGCAGTCCCGACGTAGACGTCGACTACTACAACAGCGACCGCACCGCTTGGTTTATGTTCCCGAGGGGCGGGGCTAGCGGCGACGTTACCATCAGCGGCCTTAAGATTATCGCGAAGGGCAACGCCCCCGTGGGCGACGTCTATGTCACTTTTGGTGGCGACGTTGAGGGCAAGGTCAAGATCGCCGAGTGCAAGGCACCCATTACTGTGAGCGCCGAGAAGGCAACCCTTGTGCCCGGGGTGGCCGACCAGGAAGCTGGCGACATCTACATCAAGGAAGTAGCGGATGGAGCACTAGACCCGCAGGAGTACAACGATGGCAATGCTATTGCGATCACGCTGAAGGCGCCGCTCGGCATTGACTTCAGCGCGGCCAAAGTCGAGGTAGACGACGGCGACATAACTGTGCCCGAGAACGTGTACCGCGAAGATAACACCTTGACGTTCTATGTCACCCGCGAGAGCTCCGTTGCGAGCACCATTAAGATCTCGGACATCAAGTACGATGTGAGCGCGACGGCCGCGACGGGAGACGTTGAGGTCAAGGTATACGTGAACGACCTCGACAACTATGTCACCAAAGTGGCAAATGCCACTGTGGTCTCCCCGAGCGCCCGGACTGCCGTCTTCACCTTGGGCAGCAACGTCTACACGGTGAACGGCGTGGAGTACACCATGGACGTGGCCGCATACGTGAAGAACGGCCGGACCTACCTGCCCGTCCGCTACGTGGCCTACGCCCTGGGTGTTGACCCCAACAACGTGCTATGGAACGAAGCCACCAAGACTGTGACCCTGCTCAAGGGCATGAACGCCGTCCAGTTCACCATCGGCAGCAAGGAGCTGAAGCTTAACGGCATCAGCGTCAGCATGGACGCGGCTCCTGAAGTCCAGAGCGGCCGGACCATGCTGCCCTTCCGGTTCATCGCCCAGGCCTTCGGTGCCAGCGTCAGCTATGACGAGGCCACCAAGACCGTAACGATGAACCTCGAATAGGGCCGGTCTGCAAGGCCCGGGTTCCCTCGCGGACCCGGGCCTTGCCTTTTGAAGGCGCTTTTGAGGAGTAGAGAGGGGGGAGATTGCTCATGGTGAGGACGGGTCGTGCGGCCCCGCCGGCGGGGCTGACTGTTGTGGTCTCAACCTTGATCGTCGCGGTGATCCTTCTGACCCTTGGCCTTGCGGGGACGGCCTACGCTTCCCAGGAAGGCCCCGGCGTGGTGACCCTGGAGGACGCGGTTAGCATGGCCCTTGCGACCAGCGATGACCTGCAGATGGCGAAGGATAATCTGGAGCTAAAGAAGAAGGCCATGGATGAAACGTGGGACCAATATAACGCTTTCCTTAGGGCGACGCATATACCCGGTACCGATATGTATGCTGCCGTCGCGGCCGGCCAGGACCCGACGGGGGCCGTGTACAAGAGCCTTTACGACTACCGGGCGGCCCAGAAGGACTACGAGGTTGAGGTGGCTTCGGTTGTGGCCGTGGTCTACCAGAAATACTCGGCCGTGGTGACCGCCCGGGGGCAGGTGGAGGCTGCCGCTTTGAACGTGGCGGCCAAAGAGAGGGAGCTGGCCGAGGCCGAGGCCAAGTTCAAATACGGGATCGAGAGCCGCATCAACCTCATGAACAGGCGGAACAGCCTCGCGGCGGCCCGGTCGGAGCTCGCCCAGGCGCAGGATAAGCTGGATAAGGCTTATGCGGACCTGGCGGAGCTGCTGGGCCTGCCGAAGGGATCGAGGCCGGAGCTGGTCAGCACCGTGGACTTTGTGCCCCTGGAAGTACAGGACGTGGACCGGGAGATCGAGGCCGTCATCGAGGCCAGCCCCCAGGTGTGGAAGGCCGAGGAGACGGTGAAGCTGCAGAAAAACATCTACGGCATGTACAACTCCTACGACGTGGATATGATTAACCTGAGGATGGCGGAGAGGGCCGTCGATATGACCAGGGAACAGCTATACCTTGCCCTCCTGCAGGCCTACAACAATGTGAAGGCCCTGGAGGAGAACTACCGGGCTCTGGAGGAATCCCTGGCCGCGGCCCGGGAGGGTCTGCGGGTGGCCAGGCTTAAGTACGACCTGGGCATGACCACCCAGGCCGAGGTGCTGTCCATGGAGAGCACCGTGGCTTCCCTGGAGGCCCAGCTTGAGGGCCTTAGGTGGCAGCACGCCATGGCCGTGAAGGCCTTCTACGAGCCCTGGGCCTGGAGCGGGAGCAGCGGTGCGCTTTAGGCGGGACCGTCCCCGGCCGGGGAACGGGCAGGCAGCCGGATAACCCGGAAAGAGGCGGTGCAAGACGGTATAGCATAAGAGCGGGATAAAGGGGCCTCGCGCTGGCACCTTATACGGCGGGGCCTTCTTTTTTGTATCACGCACCGGTCTCAGGTCCCGGTGCCCGGTGGCAAGGCTTCCGGACTTACATGGGTTAAAATATGAACCTGATCGGATTCGCTCCAAAGGGCAGATAATCCTGCCCCTTTCGGTGCGCCAAGCCGTACAGGCCGATGAAGGCGACTATCTTGCTTATGAGGTGCGGGGAGACAGTGTAATTCTGCGCAAAGCACCTCTCTATCCTCGAACCAGCTTTGATGACGGTATCTGGCGCTTGGTGGGGTCGGCGGAAGATAGGGAAGGGAGAGAAGGACGTATCTACTAATAAACATAAGTACCTGGGGGATGGGCAATGAAAGTGCTGGTGCACGGATGCCACCAGTTTTGCCGTTATGGTTCGCCTTTCCTTTGATCTGGCCTTCACCTACGACCGGCATTTTATTCAGTACGGGTGGAGAACCCCAAAGGACGTAGTGGTACCTGAAGGATAGTAACCTTGTCTGCTAGGGAACCGGATGAAGAGACAATCGGCGTGGTTATGTTTAAAATTATTGCACATCAGAGGGCCCCGCAAGCAGGAAATACCATGGAGGCGGCGAATATAATTTAATGTAACTGAGTTACGTGCTCCGTCTTAAAAAGGTGGAAGTGAGTTACGCAAAGGTGGGGCAGTATACTCGCCGCGGACAGACGCTGGCAGAAAGAACCAAAGTGCGCCGCGGCGGGACCGGGCACTCCTGGCAGGCTGAAAGGGGCCGGTAGAAAAGGGCCGGCAGGCCGGGATGAGGGGCGGCCGGGAGACGGGTAGGAGAGGCAGTAGACTCCCGCCCGAGGGCGCCGCAGGTGAGCTCACCCGGAGCGCTGCCCGGACGCCGTAGGGGTAGACGGGTGGTCTTTCAGATGAACCGAACTGTTGCGCGAAGGCTGGCCCTCCTCCTGGAGGAGCTGCCGCCGGCGGAGAGGGCCGTGGCAGAGGTCATCCTCCGGGAGGCAGGGGACAGCGCCCGCCTCTCCATTTCCGAGGTGGCTCTGCACGCCGGTACAAGTAAGACGACCGTCCTTAGACTGTGTCGTCGGCTGGGCTTCGAGAGCTTCAAGGATTTTCGCCTGGCCCTGGCGCGCGAGGCCGGGAGCCAGCGGGAGAGCCTGGACCTGTCCCTCATCACCCCGGAGGACGACGGGCCTACCCTGGTGGCTAAGGTGCGGAAGCTCCACACCGAGGCCATCCACACCGCCCTGGCCAACGTGGACCCCGCGGAGCTGGAGCGGGTGGCTGAGGTGCTGCTGGAGGCCAGGAGCATCAGGCTGTTCGCCTGCGGGGGCGCGGCGGTGACGGCCATGGATGCCCACCACAAGCTCCTCCGCCTGGGACTTAACACCTACCTGTCCCTGGACCAGCGGGAGCAGAAAATGCTGGCCGGGGTGTCCCGGCCGGGGGATGTGGTGTGGGCCTTCTCCTTCTCCGGGGCCACCTCCAGCCTGGTGGAAGCCCTGCGGATAGCCCGGGCCGCCGGTGCCACGGTGGTGTCCCTCACCAACAACCGGGATTCTCCCATAGCCGGGCTGAGCGACTTCAAGCTCTTCGGGGTGACCAATTACCTGTCCCACCTCACGGGAACCCTGGAGTTCCGCCTCTCGCAGCTTAGCATCCTGGATAGCCTGTTCCTGGTGATGATTAAGCTCGGCCTGCCGGAGGTTTCCCGGCACCTCCAGCGGACCCAGGAGATCATAGAGGCCGACCTGTGGAAGAAAAATAAACGTTCCGTACTCAAAGAAAATCCCGAAGAGGAGGAACAAAGGCATGGGGCAAACTGTTGAGGTTACCGTAGTTTCTGTGGAAGGCGAGTGCAGCGCGGGCTTGAAGCCCGGGTACTCTTTCAAGGTCCAGGCGACGAGCTGCCTTAAGCTTGAGGGGGCCGAGGGGGTCTGCCTGGAACTCCTGCACAACGCCTTCCCCGCCATCATGGCCATGGCCTTCGGCAACCTCCCCTTTGAGAAGGAGGGGCAGGCCCTGGTGGCCTGTCCCGATCCCGTGAGCAGGGTGGTAGTTCGCCTGACACGGAAGGGGGGGATGTGCCGGGAGTAATTTCTGGGAACTTAAATCCATCGCCGAGGTGCCGAGGATAAGGGGCTAAAAGACACCGTAAAGGGGGCTTTCGGAAAGGATGAAGACCGCGCTCAAGCTGTTTGCCGTCGCCGTCCTGGGCCTTTTCCTCCTGGGCTGCGGCGGGGGGTCAAAGGAGCAGCCCTCCCAGGGGAACCAAGGCCAGCAGCAGGAGGAAAAGCTCCGGGTGGCCATGGTTCTTACGGGACCCATCAACGACGCCGGGTGGAACGAGTCCGCCTATAAGGGGCTGAAAGAGGCCGAGCAGAAACTGGACATAGAGACGGCCTATACGGAAAACGTCCCGCAGCCTGACTATGAAACCGTGATCAGGGACTATGCCGACAAGGGCTACGACCTGATCATCGCCCACGGCTTTGAGTTCACCGATGCCGTTAAGGCCGTGGCGCCGTCCTTCCCCGACACCATTTTCGCGGTGGTTAACGGCCAGGACTTCCAGGAGCCCAATATGGCCTCCTACCGTTTCAACACGCCGGAAACGGGCTTCCTGGCCGGGGCGGTGGCCGGCCTGATAACTAAGACCAACGTGGTGGGCATGATCGGCGGTATGAAGTTCCCCCATATAGTGGACTCCCTAAAGGGATTTGAGGCAGGGGCCAAATATGTAAACCCCAACGTAAAGGTCCTGACGGGCTATACCGAGTCCTGGACGGACATCCCCAAGGGTAAAGAGATGGCCCTGGCCATGATAGAGCAGGGCGCCGATGTGGTGACCTGCAACGCCAACCAGGTGGGCCTGGGTGTCATCGACGCGGCCAAACAGAAGAACATCAAAGCCATAGGTTATGTCGACGACCAGTACAATGTTGCGCCGGAAACCGTGGTGGTGTCGGCCATCCAGAGCGTCCAGGACATGATGCTCTATATTATCGACCAGGTAATGAAAGGTGACTTCAAACCCGGCCTCTACCTTCTGGGGAGCAAGGAAGGGGCCATAAGGCTCTCCTCCTTCCACGGGCACGAGAAGGATCTGCCCGAGGGCGCCATGAAGAAAATCGAAGAAGTGGTGGCCGCCATTAAGGACGGCTCCCTGAAGGCCCAGGGCATCCTGCCCAAGTCCAGCTTCGAGCAATAGCAGTTGACGGCGGTGTAGCCCCGTCTCCGGGGTTGCACCCCTTGAAGGAGTGTCGGCCGTGAACGGGGAAGTAGTGCTGGCCATGCGCGGTATTACCAAGCGCTTTCCGGGCGTCGTGGCCAATAAGAACGTGGATTTCGAGCTCCGCCGGGGGGAAGTTCACGCCCTCCTGGGGGAAAACGGGGCGGGGAAAACCACCCTGATGAACATCCTGTACGGGCTGTACACCCCCGATGCCGGGGAAATTTACGTAAAGGGGCAAAAGGTGACCATTTCCTCGCCCAGGGACGCCATCGAGCTGGGGATCGGTATGGTCCACCAGCATTTCATGCTGGTGCCCACCCTAACCGTGGTAGAGAATGTAATCCTGGGCATGCCCAGCAGCCCCCTGGCCCTGGATCTGAAAAAGGCCCGGCAGGACATCCGGGAACTCTGCCAAAAATACAACTTCCAGCTGGATGTGGACAGCAAGGTGCAGGATCTTTCCGTGGGAATCCAGCAGAGGATTGAACTCATCAAGGCCCTCTACCGCGGGGCGGACATTCTGATCATGGACGAGCCCACGGCGGTGCTGACTCCCCAGGAAGTGGAGGAATTGTTTAATAACCTGCGCCGATTCATCCAGTCGGGCAAGTCGGTAATTTTTATATCCCACAAGCTGTGGGAAGTGATGCGCATCGCCGACCGGGTTACGGTGTTGAGGGCCGGCGAGGTGGTGGCCACCGTTAACACCCGGGACACCACCAGGGAAGAGCTGGCCGCCCTCATGGTCGGGCGGCCGGTAATGATGGAGTACGCCAAGGTTGAGGGCCGTCGGGGCAGGCCCCTCCTGACCCTGGAAAAGGTGAGGGTTCGCGGGGAGCAGAAGGCCTCGGAACTGAAGGGGGTCACCTTCACCGTCCACGAGGGGGAAATCGTGGGCCTGGCCGGGGTGGACGGTAACGGCCAGAAGGAGCTGGCAGAGGCTATTATGGGGCTTAGGCCCGTGGAAAGCGGCAGGGTCCTCTTTGACGGCCGGGATATCACCAACTGGACCACCAAGGCCCGCATTGAAGCGGGGCTGGCCCACGTGCCCGAAGACCGGCACAAAGAGGGGCTCGTACTGGATTTTACGGTGGCGGAAAACTTGGTGCTGGATACCTACGACAAGCCGCCCTTCACCCACAGGAAGGTGTTTTACCCCCAGGAGGTGAGAACCCTCGCCCAGAAACTGGTAAGGGAGTTCGACATCCGTCCCCCGGACCCGGAAACGGTGGTCCGCAACCTGTCGGGCGGCAACCAGCAAAAGGTGGTCCTGGCGAGGCAGATCAACCGCAAACCCCGCTTCCTCCTTGCGGTTCAGCCCACGCGGGGCCTGGATGTGGGGGCTACCGAGTTCGTCCACCAGCGCCTCCTGGAAGAGA encodes the following:
- a CDS encoding BMP family protein; translation: MKTALKLFAVAVLGLFLLGCGGGSKEQPSQGNQGQQQEEKLRVAMVLTGPINDAGWNESAYKGLKEAEQKLDIETAYTENVPQPDYETVIRDYADKGYDLIIAHGFEFTDAVKAVAPSFPDTIFAVVNGQDFQEPNMASYRFNTPETGFLAGAVAGLITKTNVVGMIGGMKFPHIVDSLKGFEAGAKYVNPNVKVLTGYTESWTDIPKGKEMALAMIEQGADVVTCNANQVGLGVIDAAKQKNIKAIGYVDDQYNVAPETVVVSAIQSVQDMMLYIIDQVMKGDFKPGLYLLGSKEGAIRLSSFHGHEKDLPEGAMKKIEEVVAAIKDGSLKAQGILPKSSFEQ
- a CDS encoding MurR/RpiR family transcriptional regulator translates to MNRTVARRLALLLEELPPAERAVAEVILREAGDSARLSISEVALHAGTSKTTVLRLCRRLGFESFKDFRLALAREAGSQRESLDLSLITPEDDGPTLVAKVRKLHTEAIHTALANVDPAELERVAEVLLEARSIRLFACGGAAVTAMDAHHKLLRLGLNTYLSLDQREQKMLAGVSRPGDVVWAFSFSGATSSLVEALRIARAAGATVVSLTNNRDSPIAGLSDFKLFGVTNYLSHLTGTLEFRLSQLSILDSLFLVMIKLGLPEVSRHLQRTQEIIEADLWKKNKRSVLKENPEEEEQRHGANC
- a CDS encoding TIGR04076 family protein, whose product is MGQTVEVTVVSVEGECSAGLKPGYSFKVQATSCLKLEGAEGVCLELLHNAFPAIMAMAFGNLPFEKEGQALVACPDPVSRVVVRLTRKGGMCRE
- a CDS encoding copper amine oxidase N-terminal domain-containing protein; this translates as MRKVRRKWLSILLTLAMLVGLVVPLAAPAAAAVDYADVVGTYKYVDNDAEDQPAGSVTIKATSDFTRPEDSASQYVYNNTDTVYATLTLPAGVTFSLVDEVYVNGTEVGSAEEVLYASDDEITLELSKEQFIVGVTISNIILDVDADVTGSINVDVTVWGTNTEDSETTFDYSESVTIAKVRSGAVSVTVDDPELITVGSSRAGAKVTIKELSPGALDEGKAIKLTIKKSGVKWDNSKMDSNAVKVTGVLADSPVVDDKGKNLIISISKASTTVAGRIEITPYFKVDPTATEGDVVVELSGNVLDTQSLVLATIGEGEVVIDVEDNDGTIYQGLSASLDTEITLDVKGSFEFGEDDYITMTLPEGFKWVKDEPMTVEDKDGSPDVDVDYYNSDRTAWFMFPRGGASGDVTISGLKIIAKGNAPVGDVYVTFGGDVEGKVKIAECKAPITVSAEKATLVPGVADQEAGDIYIKEVADGALDPQEYNDGNAIAITLKAPLGIDFSAAKVEVDDGDITVPENVYREDNTLTFYVTRESSVASTIKISDIKYDVSATAATGDVEVKVYVNDLDNYVTKVANATVVSPSARTAVFTLGSNVYTVNGVEYTMDVAAYVKNGRTYLPVRYVAYALGVDPNNVLWNEATKTVTLLKGMNAVQFTIGSKELKLNGISVSMDAAPEVQSGRTMLPFRFIAQAFGASVSYDEATKTVTMNLE
- a CDS encoding zf-HC2 domain-containing protein, giving the protein MNCAEAREAFSLHLDKLLGPPEEGELAGHLEVCPRCRKELAALEVALKGLRTLPGMSPAAPQGLAREVMARVEALEGRRARLSAWKRWAASAAAAVLLAAGSLAYAARDAGPGGRLTALELDPAPEQVLPAPPGSGEDRQAFSGVPEGESYTGEGQASPVEPVAGGGGNGEGAPPGPSAGSGVQAPANGVRGETPPPGESESSASSPSRSTPAPIKAASREPLRPVAFMNKERQIQSTFLKVAAGNLDRALKEAAATGTEFNVSSQIIAVQNTGGEQRAAVRFTVAPGKAPALVAGLSRLGTVLEERQETEDVTARFAAILEQYRETVERANAARDEEERQRLLSQAEFLEKQLAAWDKEAGQHVVVLWLEKR
- a CDS encoding HEPN domain-containing protein, translated to MKRNRKDKSWQVWLERARSNLARARMGRQSPDILYEDLCFDAQQAAEKALKGLLLYLNLDYPRTHSIGHLLSLLERRGKIAVPPLIREAVTLTDYAVTTRYPGDWDPVDEQEYLEAVRLAEATYNWVLQEIEKRG
- a CDS encoding sigma-70 family RNA polymerase sigma factor → MNLGDKKREFEKLVIAYQDRVYALSYQLTGNHADAQDLAQEVFVRAYLNLEKFRYEADPGTWLHRITVNVYLNSRRRSKKDNIAYSLDEPLETEEGEVTRELAAAGGDPQELLDEKERRRCLRQALEELSPEYRAVLVLREFQGLSYEEIAHALGCSLGTVKSRLNRARLALKEKVASLERKGPIPAPQGAARSVPVGKPREGCTRP
- a CDS encoding TolC family protein, with protein sequence MVRTGRAAPPAGLTVVVSTLIVAVILLTLGLAGTAYASQEGPGVVTLEDAVSMALATSDDLQMAKDNLELKKKAMDETWDQYNAFLRATHIPGTDMYAAVAAGQDPTGAVYKSLYDYRAAQKDYEVEVASVVAVVYQKYSAVVTARGQVEAAALNVAAKERELAEAEAKFKYGIESRINLMNRRNSLAAARSELAQAQDKLDKAYADLAELLGLPKGSRPELVSTVDFVPLEVQDVDREIEAVIEASPQVWKAEETVKLQKNIYGMYNSYDVDMINLRMAERAVDMTREQLYLALLQAYNNVKALEENYRALEESLAAAREGLRVARLKYDLGMTTQAEVLSMESTVASLEAQLEGLRWQHAMAVKAFYEPWAWSGSSGAL
- a CDS encoding ABC transporter ATP-binding protein; amino-acid sequence: MNGEVVLAMRGITKRFPGVVANKNVDFELRRGEVHALLGENGAGKTTLMNILYGLYTPDAGEIYVKGQKVTISSPRDAIELGIGMVHQHFMLVPTLTVVENVILGMPSSPLALDLKKARQDIRELCQKYNFQLDVDSKVQDLSVGIQQRIELIKALYRGADILIMDEPTAVLTPQEVEELFNNLRRFIQSGKSVIFISHKLWEVMRIADRVTVLRAGEVVATVNTRDTTREELAALMVGRPVMMEYAKVEGRRGRPLLTLEKVRVRGEQKASELKGVTFTVHEGEIVGLAGVDGNGQKELAEAIMGLRPVESGRVLFDGRDITNWTTKARIEAGLAHVPEDRHKEGLVLDFTVAENLVLDTYDKPPFTHRKVFYPQEVRTLAQKLVREFDIRPPDPETVVRNLSGGNQQKVVLARQINRKPRFLLAVQPTRGLDVGATEFVHQRLLEEKRRGVAILLISADLDEILLVSDRVLVIYEGQIMGEVIPGRTTYAEIGLLMGGGSRQGEECAACS